The Saxibacter everestensis genome has a window encoding:
- a CDS encoding Na+/H+ antiporter subunit E has product MMSPGATRVKIRRSLLKQLPLLVWLVFLWVMLWDHFSLLSVTTGIIVAVLVTRVLYLPPVELSGRFNLYWFLVFAGHFIVDVCRASVQVAAQAFDPRRLPVNSVIAASLHTNSDFLMTLVSQAVSLVPGSLVVEVDRGNSVLYLHVLGASSDYDVEKFRRNVLTTEERLVRALGTRDDIWRVNQFRTATGRKPMGMSRAQLTYEKERGLS; this is encoded by the coding sequence ATGATGAGCCCGGGGGCCACGCGCGTAAAGATCCGGCGCTCACTGCTTAAGCAGCTTCCGTTGCTGGTGTGGCTCGTCTTCCTGTGGGTGATGCTCTGGGATCACTTTTCGCTACTGAGCGTGACCACCGGCATCATCGTTGCCGTGTTGGTGACCCGGGTGCTTTACTTGCCTCCGGTTGAGCTTTCGGGGCGCTTCAATCTCTATTGGTTCCTGGTTTTCGCCGGCCACTTCATCGTGGACGTCTGCCGGGCGTCGGTGCAGGTGGCCGCGCAGGCCTTCGATCCGCGCCGGCTGCCGGTGAACTCGGTGATTGCCGCCTCCCTGCACACGAACTCCGACTTTCTGATGACTCTCGTCTCGCAGGCAGTTTCTCTGGTGCCAGGCAGCCTGGTCGTGGAAGTCGATCGCGGGAACTCGGTGCTGTACCTGCACGTGCTCGGCGCGTCATCAGACTATGACGTGGAAAAATTCCGCCGAAACGTGCTGACCACCGAAGAGCGCCTGGTCCGGGCCCTCGGCACCCGGGACGACATCTGGCGGGTCAACCAGTTTCGCACCGCCACCGGGCGCAAGCCGATGGGCATGAGCAGAGCGCAGCTGACCTACGAGAAGGAACGGGGGTTGTCCTGA
- the mnhG gene encoding monovalent cation/H(+) antiporter subunit G, producing MSLDVIREAVIGTLLIAGGILSVSAGVGLLRFREVLSRMHSATKPQVLGLICILTAMAVKFPNWGTITSVMLVALFQMMTAPVSAHMVGRAAYRTKHMRGDLLYTDQLKRMIDQAERKKEAEREKERARAAEENGAD from the coding sequence ATGAGCCTGGATGTGATTCGGGAAGCCGTGATCGGAACCCTGCTCATCGCGGGCGGCATCCTGTCGGTTTCGGCCGGAGTTGGATTGCTGCGGTTCCGCGAGGTGCTCTCCCGGATGCATTCCGCGACCAAGCCCCAGGTGCTCGGGCTGATCTGCATCCTGACCGCGATGGCAGTCAAGTTCCCGAACTGGGGCACAATTACATCGGTCATGCTGGTGGCGCTGTTCCAGATGATGACCGCGCCGGTGTCGGCCCATATGGTCGGGCGTGCTGCCTACCGTACGAAACACATGCGGGGTGACCTGCTGTACACAGACCAGTTGAAGCGGATGATCGACCAGGCTGAACGCAAGAAAGAAGCTGAACGGGAAAAGGAACGTGCACGAGCGGCGGAGGAGAACGGTGCAGATTAA
- a CDS encoding Na+/H+ antiporter subunit D: protein MLSRHPRVQAAVSISTLAIVLAVSLTMLFIVDIVGPQVMHVGGWQAPIGIVLVQDRLAALMLVISAIVTLSVLIYSVGQGMADGDEETPVSIFHPTYLILAAGVANAFVSGDLFNLYVGFEILLAASYVLLTLGGTASRVRAGMTYVVVSLLSSLIFLAAIGMIYGATGTVNLAQLSMRIAELPLDTQHLLHIMLLLAFGIKAAIFPLSFWLPDSYPTAPAPVTAVFAGLLTKVGIYAIIRTETVLFPDSDFGMPLMILSLLTMLVGILGAIAQFDLKRLLSFTLVSHIGYMLFGIALGTQIGLNAAIYYVIHHITVQTTLFLGTGLVERLGGSASLRRLGGLAKFSPVLAILFFIPAMNLAGIPPFSGFLGKLGLFQAGVDVGTPLAYLLVAGGALTSLLTLYAIGRVWNFAFWRSPADAEEPEDGLVELMKEHEAAKRPDGAKPSSRTEVVASEAGVGVEAVKRFRAAEAAENIPSSLAVAEGVGSDSPVSNPDTIGQRLPKTMVGSTAAMVVVSILLTVFAGPLYGVSERAAAGLDGAAAYVEAVFGGPT from the coding sequence ATGCTGTCGAGGCATCCGCGAGTGCAGGCTGCGGTGAGTATTTCGACCCTTGCGATCGTGCTGGCCGTGTCGCTGACAATGTTGTTCATCGTGGACATCGTCGGTCCCCAAGTCATGCATGTGGGTGGCTGGCAGGCTCCGATTGGAATCGTCCTGGTCCAGGACCGGCTGGCCGCGCTGATGCTGGTCATCTCGGCCATCGTCACGCTCAGCGTTCTGATCTACTCGGTGGGCCAGGGCATGGCCGACGGCGACGAGGAAACGCCCGTTTCGATCTTTCACCCTACCTACCTCATCCTCGCCGCCGGAGTGGCGAACGCTTTTGTGTCCGGTGACTTGTTCAATCTCTACGTGGGGTTCGAAATCCTGTTGGCGGCGAGCTACGTTCTGCTGACGCTCGGCGGCACGGCATCGCGGGTGCGCGCGGGTATGACCTATGTCGTTGTCAGCCTGCTTTCGTCGCTGATCTTCCTCGCCGCCATCGGGATGATCTACGGTGCTACCGGAACCGTCAATCTGGCGCAGCTGTCGATGCGGATCGCCGAACTTCCGCTGGACACCCAGCACCTGCTGCACATCATGTTGCTGCTGGCATTCGGCATCAAGGCGGCCATCTTCCCGCTGTCGTTCTGGCTGCCCGATTCGTATCCGACCGCTCCCGCGCCGGTCACCGCGGTGTTTGCCGGCCTGCTCACCAAGGTGGGCATCTACGCCATCATCCGCACCGAGACGGTGCTGTTCCCGGACAGCGACTTCGGTATGCCGCTGATGATTCTCTCGCTGCTGACGATGCTGGTCGGAATTCTCGGTGCGATAGCGCAGTTCGACCTGAAGCGCCTGCTTTCGTTCACCCTGGTGTCGCACATCGGGTACATGTTGTTCGGCATCGCGCTGGGCACGCAGATCGGCCTGAACGCAGCGATCTACTACGTCATCCACCACATCACCGTGCAGACCACGCTGTTCCTGGGCACCGGCCTCGTGGAGCGACTTGGCGGATCGGCATCGCTACGCAGACTGGGCGGCTTGGCGAAATTCTCACCGGTGCTCGCCATCCTGTTCTTCATCCCGGCAATGAACCTGGCCGGAATTCCGCCATTCTCAGGATTCCTCGGCAAGCTCGGCCTGTTCCAGGCGGGCGTGGACGTGGGGACGCCGCTCGCGTACCTGCTGGTTGCCGGCGGCGCATTGACGTCCCTGCTGACGCTCTACGCTATCGGCAGGGTGTGGAACTTCGCGTTCTGGCGATCGCCAGCGGATGCAGAAGAGCCGGAAGACGGCCTGGTAGAGCTGATGAAGGAACACGAGGCGGCGAAGCGGCCGGACGGCGCCAAACCCTCATCCCGTACCGAGGTGGTTGCTTCAGAAGCCGGCGTGGGCGTTGAAGCCGTGAAGCGGTTCCGCGCTGCCGAAGCGGCGGAGAATATTCCGTCGTCGCTCGCGGTAGCCGAAGGGGTTGGATCAGACTCGCCGGTCAGCAATCCCGACACGATAGGGCAGCGGTTGCCGAAGACCATGGTCGGCAGCACGGCCGCGATGGTTGTGGTGAGCATTCTGCTGACCGTGTTCGCCGGGCCGCTCTACGGCGTCAGTGAGCGCGCCGCTGCCGGGCTGGATGGAGCGGCCGCATATGTGGAAGCCGTATTCGGAGGGCCGACATGA
- a CDS encoding monovalent cation/H+ antiporter complex subunit F — MFLTVAMYTVGICVAATAAMAVIRIVRGPSILDRMIASDVLLATIICGLAADMIHREHTYNVPVILVLAIMGMVGSISVARYVSKQDPQ, encoded by the coding sequence ATGTTTCTGACCGTCGCGATGTACACGGTCGGCATCTGCGTTGCCGCCACGGCGGCGATGGCGGTAATCCGGATTGTCCGGGGGCCGTCGATCCTTGACCGGATGATTGCCTCCGATGTGCTGCTGGCGACCATCATCTGCGGACTTGCCGCGGACATGATCCACCGCGAGCACACATATAACGTCCCGGTCATCCTGGTGCTCGCGATAATGGGCATGGTCGGCTCGATCAGCGTTGCCCGATACGTGTCGAAGCAGGACCCGCAATGA